From one Streptomyces sp. ICC1 genomic stretch:
- a CDS encoding ATP-dependent RecD-like DNA helicase: MEKAKPSADSVRAVREVLARGGAPEALAPQAAAALGEDAAAQLAESPWRLLAVAGVRPTQADGFARALRGAEETGPGDERRAAALVGWLLAQATAKGHTVLDATTLESALAQYGVPDPAEALEAAVGDGAVLAFEEPVGPPGREYAEDEEQPVRILVGLEGSAMAEESLAEGLARLADTFTDPADWEKAATGTGAELIRAAAGHGLVTHTGGEAARAEPRALLAAAREFGLRACLAAHAPAEGAVTVAGLLAGAEGPGRDADGQFALDLLIVLDAPQLDVETAAALVESVPDGARLVLSGDPAVLGSAGPGRVFADVLAAGAFPGLVSRVPDPGPIGELVSGVGVGELHQVEAPGKEVVIVPVRDAGEAVHRTVQLVAESVPRAFGIPADAVQVITPGHGGSAGTRALNAALKERLNPGPGRFGGFDPGDRVVHVPSPGRALAARVVSADAQGLHLDTAAGADARIVVPKELVESQVRHGWAVTAHQAVGAHWPAVVVVLPGDAVSALSRDWVYTAFGRAERHLSVVHGVDQALPRAVAEAPAKPRTTRLTALLRALVASAREPEQA, encoded by the coding sequence GTGGAAAAGGCCAAGCCCTCCGCCGACTCCGTCCGGGCCGTCCGCGAGGTCCTCGCCCGGGGCGGCGCCCCCGAGGCCCTCGCCCCGCAGGCAGCCGCCGCGCTCGGCGAGGACGCCGCCGCGCAGCTCGCCGAGTCCCCCTGGCGGCTGCTGGCCGTCGCGGGGGTCCGCCCGACCCAGGCCGACGGTTTCGCCCGCGCCCTCCGCGGCGCCGAGGAGACCGGCCCCGGGGACGAGCGGCGGGCCGCCGCCCTGGTGGGCTGGCTGCTCGCCCAGGCCACCGCCAAGGGGCACACCGTGCTCGACGCCACCACGCTGGAATCGGCGCTCGCCCAGTACGGCGTGCCCGACCCCGCCGAGGCGCTGGAGGCGGCCGTCGGCGACGGAGCCGTGCTCGCCTTCGAGGAGCCGGTCGGGCCTCCTGGCCGGGAGTACGCCGAGGACGAGGAGCAGCCGGTGCGGATCCTGGTGGGTCTGGAGGGCTCCGCCATGGCCGAGGAGAGCCTCGCCGAGGGCCTGGCCCGCCTCGCCGACACCTTCACGGACCCCGCCGACTGGGAGAAGGCCGCCACCGGCACCGGCGCCGAGCTGATCCGCGCCGCCGCCGGGCACGGCCTGGTCACCCACACGGGCGGCGAGGCCGCCCGCGCGGAACCCCGCGCACTCCTCGCGGCCGCCCGCGAGTTCGGCCTGCGGGCCTGCCTCGCCGCGCACGCCCCGGCCGAGGGCGCCGTCACCGTGGCGGGCCTGCTCGCCGGCGCCGAGGGCCCGGGCCGGGACGCGGACGGGCAGTTCGCCCTGGACCTGCTCATCGTCCTGGACGCCCCGCAACTGGACGTGGAGACGGCCGCCGCGCTGGTGGAGTCCGTCCCCGACGGAGCCCGCCTGGTGCTGTCCGGCGACCCCGCCGTGCTCGGCTCCGCCGGCCCCGGCCGGGTCTTCGCCGACGTGCTCGCGGCCGGGGCCTTCCCCGGGCTCGTCTCCCGCGTCCCGGACCCCGGCCCGATCGGCGAGCTGGTCTCCGGGGTGGGTGTCGGGGAGCTGCACCAGGTCGAGGCCCCCGGCAAGGAGGTCGTCATCGTCCCGGTACGCGACGCCGGGGAGGCCGTGCACCGCACCGTGCAGCTGGTGGCCGAGTCGGTCCCCCGCGCTTTCGGGATCCCGGCGGACGCGGTCCAGGTGATCACCCCGGGCCACGGCGGCTCGGCGGGCACCCGCGCGCTCAACGCGGCCCTCAAGGAGCGGCTGAACCCGGGCCCTGGCCGCTTCGGCGGCTTCGACCCCGGCGACCGGGTGGTCCACGTGCCCTCCCCCGGGCGGGCGTTGGCGGCCCGGGTGGTGTCGGCCGACGCGCAGGGGCTGCACCTGGACACGGCCGCGGGCGCGGACGCGCGGATCGTCGTACCCAAGGAGCTGGTGGAGTCGCAGGTGCGGCACGGCTGGGCCGTGACGGCGCACCAGGCCGTCGGGGCGCACTGGCCCGCGGTGGTCGTCGTCCTGCCCGGTGACGCGGTCAGCGCCCTGTCCCGGGACTGGGTGTACACGGCCTTCGGGCGGGCCGAGCGGCACCTCTCGGTGGTGCACGGGGTGGACCAGGCCCTGCCGCGCGCGGTCGCGGAGGCGCCCGCGAAGCCCCGTACGACCCGGCTGACGGCCCTGCTGCGGGCGCTCGTGGCCTCGGCGCGGGAGCCGGAGCAGGCCTGA
- a CDS encoding DUF5703 family protein produces MPEYEFVDLYVPRGVPRQETTRLLTDHAEYGHWELDRLTLLRDGSRRVRLRRRIIRQVRATW; encoded by the coding sequence ATGCCGGAATACGAATTTGTCGACTTGTACGTGCCTCGCGGGGTTCCGCGCCAGGAAACGACCCGCTTGTTGACCGATCATGCCGAGTACGGGCATTGGGAGCTCGACCGGCTGACCCTGCTTCGGGACGGCAGTCGCCGCGTGCGACTGCGCCGCCGGATCATCCGTCAGGTCCGCGCGACCTGGTGA
- a CDS encoding chaplin family protein — protein MRRQVQVTGGKTLITMAAAGGLLALGGGYAHADSAASGRAAHSPGLLSGNSLQAPVDAPANACGNTVTVVGALNPAFGNRCANLSARKGHPRHPEHPVHPDEPCDDHEGPNHPGGPGNPGDHGNPGGPGDHGNPGGPGDHGNPGGPGDHGNPGGPGDHGNPGGPGDHGNPGGPGDQGNPGGPGGHGNPGTPGTGQPGTPTGPGAGPGTGSVTPVTHPAPGTGSTPGQGTGQGTGQGASSLAATGAGDTLTAGVPLAAGMLLAGAMLYRRARNAA, from the coding sequence ATGCGACGACAGGTACAGGTCACCGGCGGGAAGACCCTGATCACCATGGCGGCCGCGGGGGGCCTGCTCGCCTTGGGAGGGGGATACGCACACGCGGATTCCGCCGCCTCCGGCCGCGCCGCGCACTCACCGGGACTGCTGTCCGGGAACAGCCTCCAGGCTCCCGTGGACGCGCCGGCGAACGCCTGCGGGAACACGGTGACGGTGGTGGGGGCCCTCAACCCGGCCTTCGGCAACCGCTGCGCGAACCTCTCGGCCCGAAAGGGCCACCCGCGGCACCCCGAGCACCCGGTCCACCCGGACGAGCCGTGCGACGACCACGAAGGACCGAACCACCCCGGCGGCCCCGGCAACCCGGGCGACCACGGCAATCCGGGCGGTCCCGGTGACCACGGGAACCCGGGCGGTCCGGGCGACCACGGGAACCCGGGCGGCCCCGGCGACCACGGGAACCCGGGCGGTCCGGGCGACCACGGCAATCCGGGCGGCCCCGGCGACCACGGGAACCCGGGCGGTCCCGGTGACCAGGGCAACCCTGGCGGGCCGGGTGGCCACGGCAATCCCGGTACGCCCGGCACCGGGCAGCCAGGTACGCCCACCGGCCCCGGCGCGGGCCCCGGCACCGGGTCGGTGACCCCGGTGACGCACCCCGCCCCGGGCACCGGTTCGACCCCCGGCCAGGGGACGGGCCAGGGGACGGGCCAGGGGGCATCGTCCCTCGCGGCGACCGGCGCCGGCGACACCCTCACCGCCGGGGTGCCCCTGGCCGCGGGCATGCTGCTGGCCGGCGCCATGCTCTACCGCCGGGCGCGCAACGCCGCCTGA
- the chpH gene encoding chaplin ChpH translates to MLKKVAAAAAVTGGLVLAGAGLAVADAGAQGAAIGSPGVASGNVIQVPVHVPVNVCGNSISVIGLLNPAFGNTCVNA, encoded by the coding sequence ATGCTCAAGAAGGTTGCCGCCGCTGCGGCTGTCACCGGTGGTCTGGTTCTCGCGGGTGCGGGTCTGGCTGTCGCCGACGCGGGTGCCCAGGGTGCGGCCATCGGTTCGCCCGGTGTCGCGTCCGGCAACGTCATCCAGGTTCCCGTTCACGTTCCCGTGAACGTCTGTGGCAACTCGATCTCCGTGATCGGCCTGCTGAACCCGGCTTTCGGCAACACCTGCGTCAACGCCTGA